In the genome of Amaranthus tricolor cultivar Red isolate AtriRed21 chromosome 15, ASM2621246v1, whole genome shotgun sequence, one region contains:
- the LOC130801293 gene encoding serine/arginine-rich splicing factor RSZ22A-like, with protein sequence MSRVYVGNLDARVSERDLEDEFRVFGVIRSVWVARRPPGYAFIDFDDTRDAKDAIHALDGKNGWRVELSHNSRGVGGGGGGGRGGGRGRGGSDLKCYECGETGHFARECRARGGGGGGARRRSRSRSPRYRRSPSYGRRSYSPRGRSPPQRRRSPSPRGRSYSRSPPFRAREELPYANGNGVRERRRSRS encoded by the exons ATGTCGCGTGTTTATGTTGGAAACTTGGATGCACGCGTTTCTGAGCGTGATCTTGAAGATGAGTTCCGCGTTTTCGGCGTTATACGAAG TGTATGGGTTGCACGGAGGCCTCCAGGCTATgcatttattgattttgatgatacTAGGGACGCAAAAGATGCAATCCATGCTTTGGATG GTAAAAATGGTTGGAGAGTTGAGCTTTCACACAATTCTAGAGGCGTTGGTGGAGGTGGAGGCGGTGGTCGGGGTGGAGGCCGTGGGCGAGGTGGTTCTGATTTGAAGTGCTATGAATGTGGGGAGACAGGTCACTTTGCTCGTGAATGTCGTGCACGTGGTGGTGGAGGCGGTGGAGCAAGGCGCCGTAGCCGCAGCCGCAGCCCAAGATACAGAAGGAGCCCAAGTTATGGTAGGAG GAGTTACAGTCCCCGTGGTAGATCTCCGCCTCAGAGGCGTCGGAGTCCCTCACCTCGTGGAAGAAGCTACAGCAGGTCACCACCTTTCCGTGCTCGTGAAGAGCTGCCTTATGCTAACGG AAATGGTGTAAGAGAGCGACGCCGGAGCAGGAGCTAA
- the LOC130801132 gene encoding uncharacterized protein LOC130801132, with amino-acid sequence MVKLATRRQKYEEWERLCPKITKRVQVLCNESRSCRAFMSSPGEYEVVEGKSTLAVSLNQRTCLCNVWQLTGIPCRHAMRAILHEGLDPQSLVDDWYSVEKYKLAYHHNIKPIPDQDKWPATEHPTILPPVLKRGVGRPCRNRKRGDDEERKTKRSKTIKCGKCGDFGHNKASCKGGATKK; translated from the coding sequence ATGGTTAAGTTAGCAACAAGGAGGCAGAAGTATGAAGAATGGGAGAGGCTGTGTCCAAAAATTACGAAGAGAGTTCAAGTATTGTGCAATGAGAGTAGGTCTTGTAGGGCTTTCATGTCTAGTCCAGGGGAGTATGAGGTGGTGGAGGGTAAATCAACTTTGGCTGTCAGTTTGAACCAACGCACATGCCTTTGCAATGTGTGGCAACTCACTGGCATACCATGTAGGCATGCAATGAGAGCGATACTTCATGAAGGTCTTGATCCACAATCCTTGGTTGATGATTGGTATTCAGTAGAGAAATATAAGTTGGCCTATCATCACAACATTAAACCTATCCCTGACCAGGATAAGTGGCCAGCAACTGAACACCCTACTATATTACCTCCTGTGCTCAAAAGAGGTGTTGGTAGGCCTTGTAGGAATCGAAAAAGAGGTGATGATGAAGAGAGAAAGACAAAGAGGAGCAAGACAATAAAATGTGGGAAGTGTGGGGATTTTGGTCACAATAAGGCCAGTTGCAAGGGAGGGGCAACAAAAAAATAG